The genomic region ACCTTGCAATTATTGCTGAACGAAAAAAAGAAAAAGCAATAAAACTTGACAACTATCTTACAAGAATGAGAGAGAATGGATATTTATAAAATATAGGTTAAAACTTCTATAGAAAAAGATTTAAGAAAAATTCCCCACCAATATATAGGTAAAATTATTCAAGAAATAGAAAATCTCTCTACAAATCCGTACCCTACTGGAACAGTCAAACTTACAGCAACTGAAAATACTTATAGATTTAGAGTGGGAAATTATAGAGTGATATATCAAGTAATAAAAAGCAAAAGAACAATTATCGTTCACCATATAAGACACAGAAAAGAAGCATATAGGTAAATTTCTCTCATCCATCCTGTCTATTGTATTTCTTGATTTTTATACACCCCCATTTCAATGTCCGAATGTCCGAAAAATTAAAGAAACCTATATCAGATAAGGAATTTGGCATCTGACATCAGATTTTCAATGTCTGTACCTATGTCTAAATGTCAGAAAATAGTTTTTATCTTCCCCTTAAAAATGCCTTTCTTTTTTAAAAAAGGTTAGTTCAGACGATATTTTTTGAAAGAAAAATTAAAAGATGGTTTTTACTGCCTAAAGGGTTTTCTTTTTTAAAATACCTATAGAAAACGGGTTAGGAAGACAATTAGCCTATTTTGGGTATACATCTCAAATAGTGTATTTATTATATCTTTATACTATAATAAATGAAAAATCTATAATTGAAATTTAGAGAATTTTTGGAAAGTAAAAGATTAATAAGAATATCGGCTGTTTTATAAGTTATTTTCATATGCTGCTTTTAATAGTTCAATAATAAAATCCTTGTTTTTCTCAATATCTGGCTTGTTCAATTTTATTCTGTACCTTTCCCACCTGCTATCATAGTCCAGCATATCAAGTCCGGCAGATTCTATTTTATTTTCTATGTCATCGGATTTCGGAATTTTGAATTCAACTCGCATAATGTTTTTCTGTGGACGCATTATCACAAAATTATTAGGTTGTCCGTCTTTTGCAAGGCCGATATAGCATTTATTATATTTTAGTTCAAAACCTGGCCAGATACTGTTAATCAACTCAAGAATTTTATCAGCCATCGCAACTGTCTGTTCTTTTGCTCTCTGTTCCCAATAATTTCTGTCGGTTATTTCATAAACTTCCTCATCTTCATCAACAAAACCAAGTTTTAACTGGTCAAGCACTGTTGTAAATACAAGAGAAATAGTATCACCAACCTGGATTGCATTCATTTGAATTGCAACTAGGGGGATAGCACCATTAAAAAGATTTATAACATTCAGGAATCTACTGGTAATGTCCTCAGCAATGATAACAGCGCAGTGTTCATATTGGGGAAATCTTTTTCTTTCTATATCCCAGTATTCTATGGTTCTGATAATATGATTTTCATCGGTTTTACCCAGTTGAATTTCTACTTCGTATCTTTTTGTAGCATCTACATTCTGTAAGAGTAAATCAAGTCTTCCGGCACGAGGTTGAATTCTTTCTTTGTCTTTAAGCACAAGGTTCCCTAATCCTATTATACTTGGATCCTCAGCTATAATATTCTGAACCCACGTTTCATTCAATTCCGGATGGCTCTTGATATCAATCTTTACCGGGACAGCATATTTTATAGACATTTTACCTCCATTTTGATAATAATTTCTGATAACTACACTGTAAAGTATATCACAAATATTTAAATTTTACTATATATCAAGTGGTTATATTTTTCTAAATTAAGCAAATTTTCACGGCGACATGAAAAATTTGCCACTATTCATAATCCCCTATAAAGTAAGAATAATTTTTCCTAATTCTTCTACAAATCTCTTGTTTATAACAACTTTATTTTTCTCTCGAATGACTTCACTATTCAACAACTGATAATGCTTCTTAGAGTTTTATTTTCATATTCAATCTTCTTAATTATCTATTTCAAAACCTAATATTTTTATCCTTGAACCTAAATGGATAGAACAGCTTATATACAATCCTTCATCAATTAATTTCAAAATTGATAAATTGTGCCTTTCTTCTATCTCTTGTATTTCTGCTATATTATATGTTTCAACCCATTTTTTCATATACCTTATCCAATTAAAATATTTTTCTAATGATAAACCATCTCTTTGGGATTTAATTAATCCTGTTGCTTTTGCAATTGAATTATCTATCAATGGGAAATAATATGGAGCAAATATGTGTAGTGATTTAGCAACACCGACTGGCTCATTATTATTTCTTCCACACTTTTTGAGGCAATCATTAAGATCATTAAGTATTTGTTTTATCTCATTTTCGTTTATTTCCTCACGATATATCTTCTTTTGTCTATATTCTTTTATAATATCTCTTTTATCCTGAAAAAAGTATCCAATTTCTTGAAAATACTCAGATAAATTAAACCTTTCGTCTTCAAAATATTCTTTAAATCGTCGAAAATTCCACAAAAATAGATAAGGAGCAACTCCTAAACCTATATTGTACTGACATCTATTCTCATCTAAAAAAATTATTAGTTGTTGAAAAGCATCGTCCATTCTTTGTTGAAGTTGAGGAGCAATTTCAAAAGCAGCATAGTAAAAATTTTTTCTTATTTCATTTAATCTCTCAATATCATCTTGTGAAATGCTGAATTTATCATTTTCATACCATTTTTCTACCCAATTCCTACATATTGGATAAACATTATATCTACCTTCAAAAATATCATAAATTGTATGTCCCGCTTCAATCCATTTTTTGAAATTTTCAATAGACATAATTACACCTCCTACAAAAAAATTTAAATTTTTTTATATTACATTTTTCTAACTATAGGAATCCTCTCTGAGTTAAAAATATTTAGATAAAAAAAACAAAGCCGTGAAGCAATCTCTCCGACCTTTTTATTATTGTATATTTCTTATTCGGGGAATTAAATTATTTACAACTGTTTCTACTAAACTATCTATTCCTGTTTGATGAAGTCTTATAAAAATTTTCTTTTCCTTCTCAAACTCACTTTTTGCTTTATTAGTTCCAGCGTGGCTTGCAATACTCGTAATAATTATTCCATAATCTCCCTTTTTCACTAAACTACTTATTTCATTTATATTATCAATTGCATTATGAAATAAACAATCTTTTGCACCTAATCTTTTTATTTCTTCTTTATATCTTTCTTTTAAACTTTCTTTACCACCAACAATAGTAATTATTCTCCCAGATAGTTCTTTATATTGGTCATATTTCTTTGCCCAAATTGTACAAAGTTCACACTCGTTCCATTTCTCTTTTGGAAGAAGAATATAAATACAGTCAATCTCCTCGGCTAATTTTTGACACTTAAGACATATTTTAATTCCTTTCCCAATGCTTTTTTGTTCTTCTGCAAATTCCTCTAATTTTTCTTTTAATTCTGATATTATTTCTTTCTGTTCGGGCGCAATTAAGATAATTTTATTATAAACCTCCATTGCTTTTTTTATTTGTCCATCTTGCTTATACAATTCTGCTAAGGTTATTAATTTTTCTATTTGTTTGTTTTTGTCTCCTATATGTTTGTATGCTTCAATCTCATCTTCTAAAATTTCTACTATTTTCTCGTATTTATATATTTGCTCACAGACATCAGGAATTTTATAGTAATTTTTTTTCTCTTTATACCAATTAATTAATTCAATACCCTCATTTATCATTTCACTGTAATTTTTTATTTCTTCATAAATCATCATAAGTGTTTGAAATATTGGCTCTTTATCATTACAAATTTCTTTTGCGTTGTTTAATTTTTCTATTGCTTCTTCTGTTTTTTTTCTATCATATAGAGAAAAAGCAATATCAGATATTATTTTGGGGTCCCTTTTATAAAGAAAATAGTTTTCACATTTTTTTTCTACACATTTTCCCATATCTTCTTTTTCTGCAAGAGACCAAGCAGCATGGTCAACATCGGCAACTCTTTCAAATCCATATGTTTCCTTCCATTCTCTTAATCTTTTTAAATATTTCATATATTGGTCAATAGCACGAGTTGTCTCTACTCTTGTTATGGCTATTACAGGGGTACTATAAATACCATAAAATTCTGGATGAGCAAATCTTAATATTAAAGAAGTAAATTGCAGGTCATGAAAAATCATCACTAACTCTTTTATTACAAATTCTTCATTTTCAGGCAATTTTTCATTTAATAAAGAATTAATTTTCTCAAGAAAAGGTTCTATTTGTGTTTTTGGTGGAGGATTTAGATGTTTTCCAAATTCCCAATATTTTTTATCAATTACGGATATTAGTGTTTCATATGTCAATGTTTGCTGAGAAAGAGAATTTCTGAAAAATTGTTCTAATGGTTCAATATTTATCTGTTTTCCATATACTTCATAGTATGCTTCTTTAAAACAATCACGACATTTTTTTAAATTAAATTCCATTTCTTTATTTTAACAAAAATTTAATAAAAGAGGAATATTTCTATATAAGTTTGTAGATGATACCATTTTACTCTATTAACCAGTATGAATAAATGTTATATTGCATTGGCTCTTTTTCTTTGTGAAATTTTAAATTTGATTGGTAAAAATGTAAATGTTAAAATATAAAAGTAGAAATAGAATTATAATTTGTTGTAAAAAATTACAAAAGAGAGTGGTGAGTTATTTTATTAAATATAACCAAATAAGTATATATGACAAAAGAAGAAAAGTTTTACAAAGCATTGCAAGATGTTTTTATCGGTGCCAAAATTGAGGGAACAGGTGGTTTTATCAACCTGATGAGAATAAAATCAAATTATTACCGCAAGATAGAAGATATCCTCAAGAAAGATATTGAATCGGCTCTAAAAAACTATCCAAAATTTAGAGATGAACTTTTTGATAAACTTTACTCCTTTTTTAACAGATATTTTACTGAAAGTGGTTCAATTTATTTTAACCAAACTCCTTTTCATAACAATGTTTATGAAAAAGTTTACACAGATGAAAAAGATGTTGTTTTATTCTGGAAAACGCAGATGCTTTACTATGTCAAAACAGACCGAATTTTCAGGAGTTTGCCTTTTGAATTTGATGGTCTTAAGTTTTTCTTTGATGCTTCAACAATAGAAAACAAAAAAAGCAATGAAAAACGCTCAGTAGTTTTTGAATTAGACAAAATTCGTGAAGACAACACAATTGTTTTCAGTGTTTCTTATTCTGAAAGAGGGACAAAAACAAAACAAGACGAGATATTAAAAAATATAAAGAAAAAAGGCATAGCGATTACGGAAGAGCAATTGGAACGTGCTTTTAGAGTTTTTGAAAAACAGAGTGAAGTAGATTTTTTTATAAACAAAAATGCCAAAGCATTTCTGCAAGAGCAGTTTAAACTCTGGAGTTATCAATATTTTTGGGAAGGGTCTCAAGAGTGGGGTGCGGATAGAGTTAATCAACTGCAAATTTTAAAAGATATCGCCTTCAAAATTATTGATTTTATCGGGCAGTTTGAAGATGAACTGGTAAAAATATGGAACAAGCCAAAGTTTGTTAAAAACTCCAACTATGTGATTACACTGGATAGAATAAAAGACGAAAACTTGATTGAAAAAATCAAGAAGCACGTGGGCATTAAAGAACAAATAAAAGAATGGCAAGAGATAGGAATAGTTGATAAGAATTTTAAGATAAAAGAAATTTTTGAAATAGATTTAACAGGGAAACATCTCTCAAAAAAATACGAACACTTACCTATTGATACAAAATATTTCAAAGATTTAGAAATTGAAATTTTAAGTCAGTTTGACGACTTAGATAAATCATTAGACGGTTGGTTGATAAAATCCGAAAACTATCAAGTATTAAACACAATTCTGCCGAAATTCAAAGAAAAAGTGCAGACGATATATATTGATCCGCCATTTAATTTAAATTCATCAGACCAATTTTTATATCGCACTAATTACAAAGATGCGAATTGGGCAACGCTTCTTGAAAATCGTTTGCGAATAGCAAAAGATTGGTTGAATGAAAAAGGAAGTATTTTTGTTAGATGTGATTATAATGGCAACTGGATTGTAAGATGTTTGATGGATGATATTTTTGGAAGAGAAAATTTTAGAAATGAGATTTTTGTTAAAAGAGGATATGTGCCAAAAGGATTAACCAACCAATATTTAACAGGTATTGATTCAATATTCTTCTACGCAAAAGATGTTAACAAAATGGCTTTTAAGGGTGCAAAAAGAAAAATTAGAGAAGAAGATAGACAATGGATTTCTTTAGATATGCCAGGGCAAAGAAGAACTTATGAATTACAGGTAAGATATTTCTTTGGCAAACCATGGTTACCTCCAAAAGGACAACATTGGGGTTTATCGCAACAAAAAATAACTGAATATGAAAAATTGGAATGGATAAGAATTAATCCCGGCAGAAAATATATTGATACACAAGGCAATACAGTTAAAGGAATGCCGGAATATCTTAAAGAACCAGAATTACTTTTAGATACAAATTGGACTGATATAAAAAGTTACGAAACTCATAACACTTTCTTTGCCACCGAAAATTCAGAAATACTACTTAAGAGAGTAATTGAGGGAATGGAATATGACAAACAATTAATCATAATGGATTTCTTCCTTGGCTCTGGCACAACCACCGCAGTAGCACATAAACTTGGTAGAAAATGGATTGGCGTTGAGATGGGAGAACATTTTTATAGTGTAGTTTTGCCGAGAATGAAGAAAGTTTTGGCTTATGATAAATCTGGTATTTCAAAAGAAGTAAAGGAATATCAGGG from bacterium harbors:
- a CDS encoding DUF5655 domain-containing protein codes for the protein MSIKYAVPVKIDIKSHPELNETWVQNIIAEDPSIIGLGNLVLKDKERIQPRAGRLDLLLQNVDATKRYEVEIQLGKTDENHIIRTIEYWDIERKRFPQYEHCAVIIAEDITSRFLNVINLFNGAIPLVAIQMNAIQVGDTISLVFTTVLDQLKLGFVDEDEEVYEITDRNYWEQRAKEQTVAMADKILELINSIWPGFELKYNKCYIGLAKDGQPNNFVIMRPQKNIMRVEFKIPKSDDIENKIESAGLDMLDYDSRWERYRIKLNKPDIEKNKDFIIELLKAAYENNL
- a CDS encoding DUF2325 domain-containing protein encodes the protein MEFNLKKCRDCFKEAYYEVYGKQINIEPLEQFFRNSLSQQTLTYETLISVIDKKYWEFGKHLNPPPKTQIEPFLEKINSLLNEKLPENEEFVIKELVMIFHDLQFTSLILRFAHPEFYGIYSTPVIAITRVETTRAIDQYMKYLKRLREWKETYGFERVADVDHAAWSLAEKEDMGKCVEKKCENYFLYKRDPKIISDIAFSLYDRKKTEEAIEKLNNAKEICNDKEPIFQTLMMIYEEIKNYSEMINEGIELINWYKEKKNYYKIPDVCEQIYKYEKIVEILEDEIEAYKHIGDKNKQIEKLITLAELYKQDGQIKKAMEVYNKIILIAPEQKEIISELKEKLEEFAEEQKSIGKGIKICLKCQKLAEEIDCIYILLPKEKWNECELCTIWAKKYDQYKELSGRIITIVGGKESLKERYKEEIKRLGAKDCLFHNAIDNINEISSLVKKGDYGIIITSIASHAGTNKAKSEFEKEKKIFIRLHQTGIDSLVETVVNNLIPRIRNIQ
- a CDS encoding site-specific DNA-methyltransferase — its product is MTKEEKFYKALQDVFIGAKIEGTGGFINLMRIKSNYYRKIEDILKKDIESALKNYPKFRDELFDKLYSFFNRYFTESGSIYFNQTPFHNNVYEKVYTDEKDVVLFWKTQMLYYVKTDRIFRSLPFEFDGLKFFFDASTIENKKSNEKRSVVFELDKIREDNTIVFSVSYSERGTKTKQDEILKNIKKKGIAITEEQLERAFRVFEKQSEVDFFINKNAKAFLQEQFKLWSYQYFWEGSQEWGADRVNQLQILKDIAFKIIDFIGQFEDELVKIWNKPKFVKNSNYVITLDRIKDENLIEKIKKHVGIKEQIKEWQEIGIVDKNFKIKEIFEIDLTGKHLSKKYEHLPIDTKYFKDLEIEILSQFDDLDKSLDGWLIKSENYQVLNTILPKFKEKVQTIYIDPPFNLNSSDQFLYRTNYKDANWATLLENRLRIAKDWLNEKGSIFVRCDYNGNWIVRCLMDDIFGRENFRNEIFVKRGYVPKGLTNQYLTGIDSIFFYAKDVNKMAFKGAKRKIREEDRQWISLDMPGQRRTYELQVRYFFGKPWLPPKGQHWGLSQQKITEYEKLEWIRINPGRKYIDTQGNTVKGMPEYLKEPELLLDTNWTDIKSYETHNTFFATENSEILLKRVIEGMEYDKQLIIMDFFLGSGTTTAVAHKLGRKWIGVEMGEHFYSVVLPRMKKVLAYDKSGISKEVKEYQG